GCTGCGCGATCGTCGTCGATGGCGCATCGGCCAGGCTGACGTCGGCTAGGGTGATTTCGACCTGCGCGGTCGGCGGCAACGCGATCCGCTCGCGATAGGTGATGCTGCCGGTGACGGTCACGGGCCGCTCGGCGGGCGTGGTTGCGCACGCGGCGAGCGAAAGGGCGGAAACCCCGAAAAAGACCGCGCGAACCATTTTAGTCTCCTTGAAACCGTCCCCAAGGGTAAAGGTTTACAGCGCGCAACCCAGAGATGGAAGACCGCAATCGACCGAACTCAGTCGTTCAGCAACGAACTGGCGCAGTCTATTTGCAGGCACTGCCTAGCGGTGCCATGATGACCGCATGAACACCCGGCTCACCTTGATTGACATGATGAAGCGAGCGCTAGCCGACGGCAACATCACGAACAATGAGTTATTCGCTGCCGCACCCGATCCTAAAGGCCTAGCAGAGCTAGAGCGTGTGGCATGGCAAAGACTCAGCCATTGGGCAGACGATGACGACATCCGTGCAAAAGACAAAGTTTATGCCGACAAGCAGCGGCGAAACATCGCCGAAGCACTGGCGGATCTGGAAGGGCTCGAGGCCGGCTACGATCCGAATGAGATTAACCGTGGTGAGCATCAAGCGACGCACGTTCTTTTAGGAAGCTTCGTGGCCGCGCTCGCACTAATTGCGATTCTCTATGCGATGTTCACACAAGGCTTCTTCATGCGTGGTGACTGATCAACGGCAGCTAAGGCTCTAAACCGTTGCTGCCAGACCGTAAACCACCCCAAAGCCCCCGTGTCCAAAGCGCCGCAGCCTAGCCTTCGAGTTCAACATCCCAATACAGCCAGTCGATCCAGCTCGTGTGGAGGTAATTGGGCGGAAACGCCCGGCCATTGTCCTGCAACTGCCAGCTCGTCGGTCGCCACGGCTGGCGATAGAGCGGCATATGCGCTTGTTGCGGGGTGCGGCCGCCTTTTTTCAGGTTGCATGGGGCGCAGGCGGTCGCGACATTTTCCCACGTCGTGCGCCCGCCCAGCCGGCGCGGCACGACATGGTCAAACGTCAGGTCCTTGCCCGACCCGCAATATTGGCACGCGAAACGGTCGCGCAGGAACAGGTTGAAGCGCGTGAACGCCGGATGCTCCGACGGTTTCACATATTGGCGCAGCGCAATGACGCTCGGGATCGGCATCGTCCGCGTCGGCGAATGAATCTCGCGCTCATAATTCTCGACGATGGTGACGCGGTCGAGAAAAACCGCCTTCACCGCGGTCTGCCAGGGCCAGAGGCTCAGCGGATAATAGCTGAGCGGCGTGTAATCGGCGTTGAGAACGAGCGCCGGACAGCTATCGGGGTGCCGGGCAAGATCGGGATGGAACATGGCTAAATAACGCTGCCCCCATTTCTTCACGGGATGGCGCGCCACTGCCTCCCGCGCGTGACACCATCATTACATGCCCGATCAGATTCTGCCGTCAAGAGGGCATCTGTCGCAAGATATGGATGATTCACTTTGACTTGGCACAGCATATGGATTCATGGGACCGAAGATGCTGACCCGCTTCGCTCCCAGCCCCACCGGCGAACTCCACCTCGGCCACGCCTATAGTGCGGTTTTGGCGCACGCCGCGGCGCGCGGGGCGGGTGGGCGCTTCCGCATTCGCATCGACGATATCGACGGCAGCCGCTCGCGCGAGGAGTTTGTCGCGGCCGCGCTTGCCGACCTTGCTTGGCTCGGCCTCGACCGGGACGGCGATCCGGTACGCCAGTCGGATCGGCTCGGCGATTATGTCGCCGCGCTCGACGATCTTCGCGCGCGCGGCCTCGTCTATCCCTGCTTTTGCACCCGCGCCGATATCGCCGCCAGCCTGTCGGCGCCGCACGGCCCGTCTGGTGCGACCTATCCCGGCACCTGCCGCAACCTTTCCGACGCCGAGCGCGCACGGCGCATGGCGGCCGAACCGCATTGCTGGCGCCTCGACATGACGCGCGCCGCGGCGCTTGCGGGCGACCTGAAATGGGAGGAGATGGAGCAGGGGCTTCGTACCGCCGCCCCCCTGGCGCACGGCGATATTGTCCTCGCGCGCAAGGACGCGCCCGCGAGCTATCATCTCGCGAGCACGCTCGACGATGCCGCGATGGGCGTGACGCATGTGATCCGCGGTGCCGACCTCATCGCCTCGACCGATATCCACCGGCTGTTGCAGGCGCTGCTCGGCCTGCCGGCGCCGGTTTACCGTCACCACGCGCTCGTCTGCGGACCCGACGGCAAAAGGCTGGCGAAGCGCGACGCCGCGGCATCGCTCAAGGGACTGCGCGATGCGGGCATCGACGGCCGCGCGCTCGCCGCCGATTTGGCGGCGGACCGGCTTCCCACTGGCTATTCGCTGCAAAATCCCTAGATAGGGTTTATGGAAATCCTGCTCGTCCTTGGCGTCGTCATCGCCGCCGGCTTCGTCCTCTTCTCGCTCGCGCGGGGCCTCTTCTATTTCTCGCAGGGGCACAAGGCCCAGATGGACGGCACGGTCCACGAGAATCAGGTGATGCAGAACAAGATGATGATGTCGCGGGTGAAGTGGCAGGCGATCACCATCATCCTGCTCGTGCTGATCGGCGTGTTTGCTGCCGGCAGCTAAATCCCGGCAATGGTAAAGCTCAACAAGATCTACACGCGCACCGGCGACGACGGCACGACGGGCCTCGTCGATGGGTCGCGCATCGCCAAGTCCGACGCGCTGATGGCGGCGATCGGCGACGTCGACGAAGCGAACAGTTGGGTCGGTCTCGCCGCCGCCGCGCTCGACCCGGCGCGCGACGAAGCCGCGATGCTGTCGCGAATCCAGAACGAGCTGTTCGACCTCGGCGCCGACCTCGCGACCCCGCCCGACATCCAGTTCGGC
This genomic interval from Sphingopyxis chilensis contains the following:
- a CDS encoding HIG1 domain-containing protein, which gives rise to MEILLVLGVVIAAGFVLFSLARGLFYFSQGHKAQMDGTVHENQVMQNKMMMSRVKWQAITIILLVLIGVFAAGS
- a CDS encoding HNH endonuclease, with the translated sequence MFHPDLARHPDSCPALVLNADYTPLSYYPLSLWPWQTAVKAVFLDRVTIVENYEREIHSPTRTMPIPSVIALRQYVKPSEHPAFTRFNLFLRDRFACQYCGSGKDLTFDHVVPRRLGGRTTWENVATACAPCNLKKGGRTPQQAHMPLYRQPWRPTSWQLQDNGRAFPPNYLHTSWIDWLYWDVELEG
- the gluQRS gene encoding tRNA glutamyl-Q(34) synthetase GluQRS, whose product is MGPKMLTRFAPSPTGELHLGHAYSAVLAHAAARGAGGRFRIRIDDIDGSRSREEFVAAALADLAWLGLDRDGDPVRQSDRLGDYVAALDDLRARGLVYPCFCTRADIAASLSAPHGPSGATYPGTCRNLSDAERARRMAAEPHCWRLDMTRAAALAGDLKWEEMEQGLRTAAPLAHGDIVLARKDAPASYHLASTLDDAAMGVTHVIRGADLIASTDIHRLLQALLGLPAPVYRHHALVCGPDGKRLAKRDAAASLKGLRDAGIDGRALAADLAADRLPTGYSLQNP